One region of Phycisphaerae bacterium genomic DNA includes:
- a CDS encoding [FeFe] hydrogenase, group A: MITIEVNNKKVQAEPGEMLLATLRRAGIKVPTLCHIDGLPPSGACRMCDVEVEGRPNLQPSCATPVVEGMKVQTHSPRAVRARKTIVELLLANHPDDCLYCVRNNNCQLQDLAAELGVRDRRYQGQRGQANVDLSSPSIVRDPEKCILCGKCVRVCEEVQAVSAIDFVGRGSKTRVGTAFEQGLNISSCINCGQCIMICPTGALREQSSIKEVTEALKDPNMFVVVQHAPSVSVSLAEEFGVKPGTDICGAMVTALRQLGFKRVFDTSFSADLTIMEEASELVHRVKNGGKLPMLTSCSPGWIKFVEQTYPDLLENVSTCKSPQQMMGAVIKSFFAQREGIDPKKIFSVSIMPCTAKKFEARRPEMGRDEIADVDAVLTTRELARMIRMRGIDLESLAPEPADTPFGERSTAGKLFGATGGVMEAAIRTAYHLITGKEMADLKVQAVRGLKGTKEARVNVDGMDIGVAVVSGLGNAARLLNEIRDGRRDLHFIEVMTCPGGCIAGGGQPTSTDTDAVRARMQALYNIDRNEPIRTSHANESIKRLYKEYLGAPLGEKSHHLLHTHYHKREVVA, encoded by the coding sequence GTGATTACGATCGAAGTCAATAACAAGAAGGTCCAGGCCGAACCTGGTGAAATGCTGCTGGCCACCCTGCGCCGGGCCGGGATCAAGGTGCCGACCCTGTGCCATATTGACGGGTTGCCGCCCAGCGGCGCCTGCCGGATGTGCGACGTGGAGGTCGAAGGCCGGCCCAACCTGCAACCCAGCTGCGCGACCCCGGTGGTCGAAGGAATGAAGGTCCAGACGCACTCGCCCCGGGCGGTTCGAGCCCGGAAGACGATCGTCGAGCTGCTTCTGGCCAACCATCCCGACGACTGCCTCTACTGTGTGCGAAACAACAACTGCCAGCTCCAGGACCTGGCCGCCGAACTGGGCGTCCGAGACCGGCGCTACCAGGGCCAGCGGGGCCAGGCCAACGTCGACCTGTCCAGCCCCTCCATTGTCCGCGATCCGGAGAAGTGCATCCTGTGCGGCAAGTGCGTGCGGGTCTGCGAAGAGGTCCAGGCCGTCTCGGCCATCGACTTCGTCGGGCGGGGCAGCAAGACCCGGGTCGGCACGGCGTTCGAGCAAGGGCTCAATATCTCGAGCTGCATCAACTGCGGGCAATGCATCATGATCTGCCCGACCGGCGCGCTCCGCGAGCAGAGCAGCATCAAGGAGGTCACCGAGGCCCTCAAGGACCCGAACATGTTCGTCGTCGTCCAGCATGCTCCGTCGGTCTCGGTCTCGCTGGCCGAGGAGTTCGGCGTGAAGCCCGGCACGGACATTTGCGGAGCGATGGTCACCGCTCTCCGGCAGCTCGGCTTCAAACGGGTGTTCGACACCTCGTTCAGCGCCGACCTGACCATCATGGAGGAGGCCTCTGAGCTGGTGCATCGGGTGAAGAACGGGGGCAAGCTTCCCATGCTGACCAGCTGCTCACCCGGCTGGATCAAATTCGTCGAGCAGACCTACCCGGACTTACTCGAGAACGTCTCGACCTGCAAGAGTCCGCAGCAGATGATGGGTGCGGTCATCAAATCCTTCTTCGCCCAGCGGGAAGGGATCGATCCGAAGAAGATCTTCAGCGTCTCGATCATGCCGTGCACGGCCAAGAAGTTCGAGGCCCGGCGTCCCGAGATGGGCCGGGATGAGATCGCGGACGTCGACGCGGTTCTCACCACCCGCGAACTGGCCCGCATGATCCGCATGCGCGGCATCGACCTCGAGTCCTTGGCACCTGAGCCGGCGGATACGCCGTTCGGCGAGCGGAGCACGGCCGGCAAGCTCTTTGGAGCGACCGGCGGCGTGATGGAGGCGGCCATCCGTACGGCGTACCATCTCATCACCGGCAAGGAAATGGCTGATCTGAAGGTCCAGGCGGTGCGCGGCTTGAAGGGCACCAAGGAGGCCCGTGTCAATGTCGATGGCATGGACATCGGCGTCGCGGTGGTCAGCGGCCTGGGCAACGCGGCTCGGCTGCTGAACGAAATCCGCGACGGCCGTCGTGATCTGCACTTCATCGAGGTCATGACCTGCCCCGGCGGCTGCATCGCGGGCGGCGGCCAGCCGACCAGCACCGACACCGACGCGGTTCGAGCCCGGATGCAGGCACTGTACAATATCGATCGAAACGAGCCGATCAGGACTTCGCACGCCAACGAGTCCATCAAACGGCTCTACAAGGAGTATCTGGGCGCGCCGCTGGGTGAAAAAAGCCATCACCTGCTGCACACCCACTATCACAAACGCGAGGTGGTAGCCTGA
- a CDS encoding sigma-70 family RNA polymerase sigma factor, with translation MSDDSESVRGLLADIRAGGARTIEQLSVSAYDRLRNMAEQHLRRWFGPTAPSLTWQPTELVNETLLRIIKQRHRFDSDGHFFAIFTTMMKRVLLDYVRERQTLKRGGGGLRIAFDPELHSPATRVEDEGLDVEALFAAVDRLAELDGRKAEVAWMRLIWGMTLEEVAAALAVSRATIERDWGFARAWLRAELDSARA, from the coding sequence ATGAGTGATGACTCCGAGTCAGTCAGAGGGTTGCTGGCCGACATCCGTGCCGGCGGAGCGCGGACCATCGAGCAACTCAGCGTCTCGGCCTACGATCGGCTCCGCAACATGGCCGAGCAGCACCTGCGCCGCTGGTTTGGCCCCACCGCCCCGAGCCTCACCTGGCAGCCCACGGAGCTCGTCAACGAGACCCTGCTGCGAATCATCAAGCAGCGGCACCGGTTCGACAGCGACGGCCATTTCTTCGCCATCTTCACCACCATGATGAAACGGGTGCTGCTCGACTACGTCCGAGAGCGTCAAACATTGAAGCGAGGCGGCGGTGGGCTAAGAATCGCGTTTGACCCCGAGCTGCACAGTCCGGCCACCAGGGTCGAGGACGAGGGCCTGGACGTCGAGGCTCTCTTTGCGGCCGTGGATCGTCTGGCCGAACTGGATGGCCGCAAGGCAGAAGTCGCCTGGATGCGGTTGATCTGGGGCATGACCCTTGAGGAGGTGGCCGCAGCCCTGGCGGTGAGCCGAGCGACGATCGAGCGAGATTGGGGCTTTGCCCGGGCTTGGCTGAGGGCGGAGCTCGACTCCGCTCGGGCCTGA
- a CDS encoding redox-sensing transcriptional repressor Rex gives MNLVDRSTGGFATRKVVKRLSVYRRLLERIGQAGAKNVFSHDLAAQAGVTAAQVRRDLMTIGFSGSPSRGYDVSRLVEKIGHYLDAPQWQSVVLVGVGHVGQALLAYFSGRGPHLAITGAFDADPGKVNRVIQGCRCYPVDDMEDRVRQLGAEVGVIAVPGDAAQHAALQLVRGGVRGILNFAPTHLRVPEYVYVENVDITVLLERVAFFARQGSLDKEVVR, from the coding sequence ATGAACTTGGTGGATCGCTCCACAGGGGGTTTCGCTACGAGGAAGGTCGTCAAGAGGCTGAGTGTCTATCGCCGCCTGCTGGAACGGATCGGCCAAGCCGGAGCCAAGAACGTGTTCTCCCACGACTTGGCCGCCCAAGCCGGGGTGACCGCCGCCCAGGTCCGGCGTGACCTGATGACCATCGGCTTCTCCGGCAGCCCGTCGCGGGGCTACGACGTCTCGCGATTGGTGGAGAAGATCGGCCACTACTTGGACGCGCCCCAGTGGCAATCGGTTGTGCTGGTTGGTGTCGGACATGTGGGACAGGCGTTGCTGGCCTACTTTAGCGGACGCGGTCCCCATCTGGCGATTACCGGAGCCTTCGACGCCGATCCTGGAAAGGTCAACCGGGTTATTCAGGGATGCCGGTGCTATCCGGTCGATGACATGGAAGATCGTGTGCGCCAGCTGGGGGCCGAAGTAGGCGTTATTGCGGTCCCGGGGGACGCGGCGCAACACGCGGCTCTGCAGTTGGTGCGCGGCGGGGTGCGCGGGATCTTGAATTTCGCCCCAACCCACCTGCGCGTGCCCGAATACGTGTACGTAGAAAACGTGGACATCACCGTGCTGTTGGAAAGGGTGGCTTTCTTCGCACGGCAAGGTTCTTTGGACAAGGAAGTTGTCAGATGA
- a CDS encoding NADH-quinone oxidoreductase subunit NuoF, with product MYIGAGTCGLGAGAAKTLAAVKQYLADHKLEADIVEVGCIGYCSAEPLLDVQLPGRTRVSFQKISEDKVVGLLDSVFAGRAPADLSLGQFRSEQQKPWADVPFIDEHPFFAPQMRWVLANCGMIDPNSIDEYLARGGYRAFAQVVGTMTREEVCEAVEKSGLRGRGGGGFPTGTKWKFALKTQGDQKYLVCNADEGDPGAFMDRAVIEGDPHRVLEGMAIAAYAIGANKAYVYIRAEYPLAIQRLVQAIEQAKKYGLLGDDILGSGFSLKVIIKQGAGAFVCGEETALIHSIEGKRGMPRPRPPFPAVKGLFGKPTVINNVETLANLPSLLSGGWEKFAAVGTSKSKGTKVFALSGKVNRTGLIEVAMGTTVRKIVFDIGGGIPNGKAYKAAQMGGPSGGCIPASQVDVEIDYESLKALGAMMGSGGLVIMDEETCMVDIAKFFMDFIQRESCGKCVPCREGTRRMLEILQSISRARRNETKIQALERFKSVMYLTRLAEVIKDTSLCGLGQSAPNPVLSTLRWFRDEYDAHVYERNCPAGACRELLLYRIDAELCRGCGLCAKKCPAEAIMGAPKSPHYIVPDKCIGCGTCEDVCRFEAVKTE from the coding sequence ATGTACATCGGGGCGGGGACCTGCGGCCTGGGCGCCGGCGCCGCCAAGACGCTGGCCGCGGTGAAGCAGTACCTGGCCGATCACAAGCTCGAGGCCGACATCGTCGAGGTGGGATGCATCGGCTACTGCTCCGCCGAACCGCTGCTGGACGTGCAGTTGCCCGGCCGAACGCGGGTGTCCTTCCAGAAGATCAGCGAGGACAAGGTGGTCGGCCTGCTGGATTCGGTGTTCGCCGGCCGCGCGCCCGCAGACCTGTCGCTGGGGCAGTTCCGTTCTGAGCAACAGAAGCCCTGGGCAGACGTACCCTTCATCGACGAGCACCCTTTCTTTGCCCCGCAGATGCGTTGGGTGCTGGCCAACTGCGGCATGATCGATCCCAACTCGATCGATGAGTACCTCGCCCGCGGCGGCTACCGGGCGTTCGCCCAGGTCGTCGGCACGATGACCCGCGAAGAGGTGTGCGAGGCGGTGGAGAAAAGCGGGCTTCGCGGACGTGGCGGCGGCGGATTCCCCACCGGCACGAAGTGGAAGTTCGCCCTGAAGACCCAGGGCGATCAAAAGTACCTGGTGTGCAACGCGGACGAGGGCGACCCTGGGGCGTTCATGGACCGGGCGGTGATCGAGGGCGATCCGCACCGCGTGCTCGAGGGCATGGCCATCGCCGCCTACGCGATCGGAGCGAACAAGGCGTATGTGTACATCCGGGCCGAGTACCCCCTGGCCATTCAGCGGCTCGTCCAGGCCATCGAGCAGGCCAAGAAGTACGGCCTGCTCGGGGACGACATCCTGGGCAGCGGCTTCAGTCTGAAGGTTATCATCAAGCAGGGTGCCGGGGCATTCGTGTGCGGCGAGGAAACCGCTCTCATTCACAGCATCGAAGGCAAGCGGGGCATGCCACGACCGCGTCCGCCCTTCCCGGCGGTCAAGGGCCTGTTCGGCAAGCCCACGGTGATCAACAACGTCGAGACGCTGGCGAACCTACCCAGCCTGCTGAGCGGCGGATGGGAGAAGTTCGCCGCGGTGGGCACCTCGAAGAGCAAGGGCACGAAAGTCTTCGCCCTGTCGGGCAAGGTCAACCGCACCGGCCTGATCGAAGTGGCGATGGGCACCACCGTCCGCAAGATCGTGTTCGACATTGGTGGCGGCATCCCGAACGGCAAGGCCTACAAGGCAGCCCAGATGGGTGGACCGTCCGGGGGGTGCATTCCCGCCTCACAGGTCGACGTTGAGATCGACTACGAGTCGCTCAAGGCCCTCGGAGCGATGATGGGCTCCGGAGGTCTGGTCATCATGGATGAAGAAACCTGCATGGTCGACATCGCCAAGTTCTTTATGGACTTCATCCAGCGCGAGAGCTGCGGCAAGTGCGTGCCCTGCCGCGAGGGCACCCGCCGGATGCTCGAGATCCTGCAGAGCATCTCGCGCGCCCGCCGCAACGAAACCAAGATCCAGGCCCTCGAACGATTCAAGAGCGTGATGTACCTGACCCGCCTCGCCGAAGTCATCAAGGACACGAGCCTGTGCGGCCTGGGCCAGTCGGCTCCAAACCCGGTGCTGAGCACGCTGAGGTGGTTCCGGGACGAATATGATGCCCACGTCTACGAACGCAATTGCCCGGCCGGAGCCTGCCGCGAGCTCCTGCTCTACCGCATCGACGCCGAGCTGTGCCGGGGTTGCGGGCTGTGCGCCAAGAAGTGCCCGGCCGAGGCCATCATGGGCGCCCCCAAGAGCCCCCACTACATCGTTCCAGACAAGTGTATCGGTTGCGGCACCTGCGAGGATGTCTGCCGTTTCGAGGCCGTCAAGACGGAGTAA
- a CDS encoding discoidin domain-containing protein has translation MSDRLSRCLILAFGLAYLIILTCPGASRAEAPLAAIDLAGTWSFQLDPRDIGVGERWFARSLPDSIRLPSSTTEAGYGDPITIDTRWTGSIIDRSWFTAPEYAPYREPGQVRVPFWLSPTRHYVGAAWYRKEVIIPPNWAGKRITLSLERCHWQTRVWIDGQEAGMADSLATPHEHDLSTWLTPGKHTLALRVDNTVLIQVGENAHSVSDHTQSNWNGIVGAIRLVPRAPVFIEDLQVYPQVTTKTARVVLALANTTGRPTEGTVTLTAALSHPRTQQGAKAKEVPFRGDGQRILVETDYALGRDALLWDEFAPHVYTLTARATTASGTDTQHVDLGLRQLGVDGTQFTLNGRKIFLRGTLECCIFPLTGYPPTDVDSWTRILRIAKDHGLNHLRFHSWCPPEAAFVAADRVGFMYQIECCVWTTVGENPQTDAFIRTEGDRILKAYGNHPSFCLMGHGNEPSGKNQRQFLGELVSSWKQQDPRRLYTTAAGWPLLPQSDYHSTPDPRVYRWGEGLNCRLNARPPETMTDYRAFVARHDRPVISHEIGQWCVYPDFKETARYTGVLRALNFQIFRDSLAANHLLDQADSFLLASGKLQTLCYKEDIESALRTPGFGGFQLLDLHDFPGQGTALVGVLNPFWESKGYVTPEQYRRFCCETVPLARMAKRIWTADETFTAALEIAHFGPAPIENARPAWTITDAAGKQLGGNALPARTIPVGNGTVLGEVALPLAAVAKATKCVLTVSLPGTTYANDWDIWVYPPIVNAAAPDGVLVVDDLNANALAALKTGGRVLLLPAPGTVSGDRHGVVPPGFTSIFWNTAWTRRQPPHTLGILCKPDSPALAAFPTEYHSNWQWWDMVTHSQIMVLNGLPDELRPTVQVIDDWVTNRRLGLVFEAKVEGGRLLVCGIDLTKDLDRRPVARQMRHSLLTYMASDRFAPQVSVEAAAIQRLIDRVAIEVIKVDCHEPGYEGAKAVDGDPDTIWHTAWSGDAPGYPHEIQLKLARELTVRGLRCLPRQDMNHGWITDFEVFASSDPGHWGQPVAKGVFGRGSQEKQILFARPVKARFLRLVALTGIDNQTYASVAELGVIGE, from the coding sequence ATGTCCGATCGCCTTTCTCGATGCCTGATACTGGCTTTCGGCCTGGCATACCTCATCATCCTGACCTGCCCCGGGGCAAGCCGCGCGGAGGCCCCCTTGGCCGCCATCGACTTGGCGGGCACATGGTCCTTTCAACTCGATCCCAGAGACATCGGCGTCGGCGAGCGGTGGTTCGCCCGCAGTTTGCCCGACAGCATCAGGCTGCCCAGCAGCACCACCGAAGCCGGATACGGCGACCCCATCACCATCGACACCCGGTGGACCGGCTCGATCATCGACCGTTCCTGGTTCACCGCACCAGAGTACGCGCCATATCGCGAGCCGGGCCAGGTCAGAGTCCCCTTCTGGCTCTCGCCGACCAGGCACTACGTCGGGGCCGCTTGGTATCGGAAAGAGGTGATCATCCCCCCCAACTGGGCGGGGAAACGAATCACCCTATCCCTGGAACGCTGCCACTGGCAGACGCGCGTCTGGATCGACGGCCAGGAAGCCGGCATGGCCGACAGCCTGGCGACGCCTCATGAACACGATCTGAGCACATGGCTCACCCCGGGCAAACACACCCTCGCCCTCCGGGTAGACAACACCGTTCTGATCCAGGTCGGCGAGAATGCCCACAGCGTTTCGGACCACACCCAGTCGAACTGGAATGGCATCGTCGGCGCCATCCGCCTGGTGCCAAGGGCGCCTGTATTCATCGAGGACCTCCAGGTCTACCCGCAAGTCACCACCAAGACCGCCAGGGTCGTCCTCGCCCTGGCCAACACCACGGGCAGACCGACTGAGGGCACCGTGACCCTGACGGCCGCTCTGTCGCATCCCCGCACCCAGCAAGGGGCAAAAGCCAAGGAGGTGCCGTTCAGGGGCGACGGCCAGCGAATCCTCGTGGAAACCGACTACGCCCTGGGCAGGGACGCGCTCCTCTGGGACGAGTTCGCACCCCACGTCTACACCCTCACCGCCCGGGCAACCACGGCGAGCGGCACCGATACCCAGCACGTCGATCTCGGCCTGCGACAGCTCGGTGTCGACGGAACCCAGTTCACCCTCAACGGACGCAAGATCTTCCTCCGCGGCACGCTGGAATGCTGCATCTTCCCCCTGACCGGGTACCCGCCGACCGACGTCGACTCCTGGACGCGGATCCTCAGGATCGCCAAGGACCACGGCCTCAATCACCTGCGCTTTCACTCCTGGTGCCCGCCCGAGGCCGCCTTCGTCGCCGCCGACCGGGTGGGCTTCATGTACCAGATCGAGTGCTGCGTCTGGACCACGGTCGGAGAGAATCCGCAGACCGATGCGTTCATCAGGACGGAAGGCGATCGGATTCTGAAGGCTTACGGCAATCACCCCTCCTTCTGCCTGATGGGTCACGGCAATGAGCCGTCGGGGAAGAACCAGAGGCAATTCCTGGGAGAGCTCGTCAGCTCCTGGAAGCAGCAGGATCCTCGCCGACTGTACACCACCGCCGCCGGCTGGCCGCTGCTGCCGCAGAGCGACTACCACAGCACGCCCGATCCTCGCGTCTACCGCTGGGGGGAGGGGCTCAACTGCCGCCTCAACGCCAGACCGCCGGAGACCATGACCGACTACCGGGCCTTCGTGGCCAGACATGACCGGCCGGTGATCAGCCATGAGATCGGCCAATGGTGCGTCTATCCGGACTTCAAGGAGACCGCCAGGTACACCGGCGTCCTCAGAGCCCTCAACTTCCAGATCTTCCGCGACTCGCTGGCCGCCAATCACCTGCTCGACCAAGCCGACTCCTTCCTGCTGGCCTCAGGCAAGCTGCAGACGCTCTGCTACAAGGAGGACATCGAGTCCGCGCTGCGAACGCCGGGCTTCGGGGGTTTCCAACTCCTGGATCTCCATGACTTCCCGGGCCAAGGCACCGCCCTGGTCGGCGTTCTCAACCCGTTCTGGGAATCCAAGGGCTACGTCACGCCGGAACAGTACCGCCGCTTCTGCTGCGAAACCGTGCCGCTAGCCCGCATGGCCAAACGCATCTGGACCGCGGATGAGACCTTCACCGCCGCCCTGGAGATCGCCCATTTCGGCCCCGCACCAATTGAAAACGCCCGCCCCGCCTGGACGATCACGGACGCGGCGGGCAAACAGCTGGGTGGGAACGCCCTGCCTGCCCGGACCATCCCGGTCGGCAACGGCACTGTCCTTGGCGAAGTCGCTCTGCCGCTGGCGGCCGTCGCCAAGGCGACCAAGTGCGTGCTGACCGTCTCGCTTCCCGGCACCACCTACGCAAACGACTGGGATATCTGGGTCTACCCCCCCATCGTGAATGCCGCCGCCCCCGACGGCGTTCTCGTGGTCGACGATTTGAACGCCAACGCCCTGGCTGCACTGAAAACCGGCGGCAGGGTCTTGCTGTTGCCCGCTCCAGGAACGGTCAGCGGCGACAGGCACGGCGTCGTTCCACCCGGCTTCACCAGTATCTTCTGGAATACCGCCTGGACCCGCCGTCAGCCCCCGCATACCCTGGGCATCCTCTGCAAACCCGATAGTCCCGCTCTGGCAGCCTTTCCGACCGAGTATCACAGCAACTGGCAGTGGTGGGACATGGTCACACACTCCCAAATCATGGTACTGAACGGTCTGCCGGATGAACTGCGGCCAACCGTACAGGTCATCGATGACTGGGTCACCAACCGCCGACTGGGACTCGTCTTTGAAGCCAAGGTCGAAGGCGGCAGACTGCTGGTCTGCGGAATCGATTTGACCAAGGATCTGGACCGCCGGCCGGTCGCCCGCCAGATGCGGCACAGCCTGCTGACGTATATGGCCAGCGACCGCTTCGCTCCCCAAGTCTCGGTCGAGGCCGCGGCGATCCAGAGACTGATCGATCGCGTGGCCATCGAGGTGATCAAGGTGGATTGTCACGAGCCCGGCTACGAGGGCGCCAAGGCTGTCGACGGCGACCCGGATACGATCTGGCACACCGCCTGGAGCGGCGACGCGCCCGGCTATCCCCACGAAATCCAGCTCAAGCTTGCTCGCGAGTTGACCGTCAGGGGCCTGCGCTGCCTGCCCCGCCAGGACATGAACCACGGCTGGATCACTGACTTCGAGGTCTTCGCGAGCAGCGATCCAGGCCATTGGGGCCAACCCGTCGCCAAGGGTGTGTTTGGCAGAGGCAGCCAAGAGAAGCAGATTCTCTTCGCCCGGCCCGTCAAGGCACGCTTCCTGCGCCTGGTAGCGCTGACCGGCATCGACAACCAGACCTATGCCTCGGTTGCCGAACTCGGCGTGATCGGGGAATGA
- the nuoE gene encoding NADH-quinone oxidoreductase subunit NuoE, whose translation MIQADIEPILAEFGDAGRDALIPILQAVQDRHGYLSRETMEQIGRHLTLPVSKVYGVATFYNQFRFQPRGKFHIQVCRGTACHVKGSAKVLDAIKQSLKVEPGQTTKDGMFSLEVVACVGACGLAPVICVNGEFHAGVTPEGATKIVSSYRRKATDNG comes from the coding sequence ATGATCCAGGCGGACATTGAACCCATTTTGGCCGAGTTCGGCGATGCCGGGCGCGATGCCCTGATCCCGATCCTGCAGGCGGTGCAAGATCGTCACGGGTATCTCTCGCGCGAGACGATGGAACAGATCGGTCGACACTTGACTCTGCCGGTCAGCAAGGTCTACGGCGTGGCGACGTTCTACAACCAGTTCCGGTTCCAGCCGCGCGGCAAGTTCCATATCCAGGTGTGCCGAGGCACGGCCTGTCACGTGAAGGGCTCGGCCAAGGTGCTGGACGCGATCAAGCAGTCCCTCAAGGTGGAACCCGGCCAGACAACGAAGGACGGGATGTTCAGCCTCGAAGTCGTGGCCTGCGTGGGTGCCTGCGGGCTGGCGCCGGTCATTTGCGTCAATGGCGAGTTTCACGCCGGCGTCACGCCGGAGGGTGCGACCAAAATCGTGAGTTCGTATCGCAGAAAGGCGACAGACAATGGCTGA